The DNA segment TTAGATTTTTCTTTGCGATTGGGGATCATTGTCTTATTTCAAAATGTATATTTGATCAGGCGGATTTACTGTTGACCTATCCGACATCACCAGTACACTTTAAGGTATATGGTTGCTGAAAGATGACGTCGCAAGTCAGTTTGCTTTTACGTAAATCCATTCGAAAAAAGAGCTTACGAACGTTAGTTACGGGAATCATTAGCATGAAGATCAAGCGAAAACTCGCTCAGGCAGCACTGGAAAACCACAAGTCTACGGCATGGGGGCTGGCTGGGGTATGTGTTCTGATAATCCTGCTGGCAGGTCTGCCGTCGGTCATTCCGGGAGGGTTCGGCCCTCTAAATGAGATCAAGATAGACACTGACCCTGAGAACATGCTGCCCGAGGATGAACCGGTCCGCGTATTCCACGACCGAATGAAGGAAGAGTTTTCACTTTACGACATGGTCGTGGTGGGTGTGGTCAACGAGGAGCACGAGCATGGCGTTTTCAACCCCGAAACCCTCGAAAACATAAACGAAATCAGCGATTTTGCCAAAACCCTGCAGTGGGAAGAAGAGGATGGCGAGATGGGCGGGGTCGTGGCGGTGGATATGATCGCGCCTTCGACGGTTGACAATATAGAGCAGGGTTCGCTGGGTTCGATCAAGCTGGAGTGGCTGATGCCCGAACCGCCCCAGACGCAGGAGGAGGCGCTTGCGGTTCGAGACAAGGCGCTGGACATACCGTTTTTCAAGGGCACCATGGTCAGTGAGGACGGCAAGGCGATAGCGCTTTACCTGCCGTTGACCAGCAAGGATTACAGCTACCAGGTTTCGCAGGCTCTGCGGGATAAGATAGCGGAGATCGGCGGGCAGGAGGATTATCACATAACGGGTCTGCCCGTTGCGGAGGATACGTTCGGGGTGGAGATGTTCATCCAGATGGCGATATCGGCTCCGACGGCGATGGTGATCATATTTCTGCTGATGCTGGTGTTCTTCCGCAAGCTGGTGCTGATCATATCGCCTATGATCGTAGCGATCGCGTCCGTTATATTCACCATGGGCCTGCTGATCATAAGCGGGTTCCCGATACATATCATGTCCAGCATGATACCGATTTTCATAATGCCGATCGCGGTGCTGGACTCGGTGCACATTATTAGCGAGTTTTTCGAGCTGTACCAGGAGACCAGGGACAGGCGGGAAACGATCCTGAAGGTGATGGATGAGCTATTCAAGCCTATGCTTTATACATCGCTGACTTCTGCGGCAGGGTTTGCATCGCTTGCGCTTACGCCGATACCGCCTGTGCAAGTGTTCGGCGTGTTTGTTGCGATAGGCATTATGTTCGCATGGTTTTTGACGATGACGTTCATACCCGCGTACGTGATGTTCATAAAGCCTGAAAAGCTGGAGGAATTCGGCAAGAAATCAACGGGTGACGAGCAGAAGGACAATACGCCGATCGGACGTTTTCTGCATGCCGTGGGCGGGCTTACGTACAGATGGGCCAAGCCGATTCTGGCCGGGGCGGTGGTGGTCTTCGCGGTGGCTGTTTACGGCATTTCGCAGATAAATATAAATGACAACCCGGTGAAATGGTTTACTGAGTCGCATCCGATCAGGGTTGCGGACAGGGTGCTGAACGATCATTTCGGCGGGACTTACATGGCGTATCTGACGATGGAGGCGCCGGAGGATGAGTATGAGCCTGCCGAGGCCAGAGAACAATTTATCAACCGTCTTGATGAATTCACGCAGCAGTACAGTGATGACGAGGAGCTGCAAAAGGCGGCAGAGATAGTTTCCGGGACCGTTGAAGGAGTATTCAGCGACGCGGATTCTAAAGCGGTTGCGCTGGAGCAGTTGAGCGAGCGAGTGGACGAGCTGGCGAAAAAGAACGAAGACATTTCGATGTTCGTCTGGGACGATCTTGGCAGGGTAATAGATCAGGCTGCACAGGAACTGCACGTGTTCAAGCAGCCAGAGGTTCTGGAGTACCAGGAGAAGCTGCAGAGGGCCCTTGGTGATATGGGCAAGGTCGGAAAGAGCAATTCGCTGGCGGACATCATCAAGACGGTGCACAGGGAGCTTTTCGGTGAGGAGGAAAAATTCGCGGTTCCCGACGAGCCCCGCATGATTGCCGAGTGCATGCTTCAGTATCAGAGCGGTCATCGGCCGGGGGATCTGTGGCATTTCGTCACTCCTGATTATCGCAAATCTGTGTTGTGGCTGCAGCTTACGAGCGGTGACAATGAGGATATGACCAAGGTGGTCAAAGCGGTAGATGAGTTTGTCGAGAAGAATCCGCCGCCTGCTGGAGTTGAGACGGACTGGTTCGGCCTGACGTACATCAACGTGATATGGCAGGACAAGATGGTTAAGGGTATGGTCGGAGCATTTGTGTGCAGCTTCCTGGTCGTGCTTTTGATGATGACGACGCTGTTCAGGTCATCGCTGTGGGGGCTTTTGTGTATGGTTCCGCTGACAGTGACGATACTGCTGATTTACGGTGTTGTAGGGCTGGTGGGCAAGGACTACGATATGCCGGTGGCGGTATTGAGTTCGCTGACGCTGGGACTTGCGGTCGACTTTGCGATACATTTTCTGGCGAGGAGTCAGGACATGTACAGGCGGTACGGCTCGTGGAAGGAAACTGTGCCTGCGGTATTCGCTGAGCCTGCCAGGGCGATCACGCGGAACATCATCGTTATCGCTGTGGGGTTCCTGCCGCTGCTGCTTGCACCGCTGACTCCTTACAAGACGGTGGGCATGCTGCTTGCGACGATACTGCTGGTTTCAGGTGCGGCGACCATGCTGCTGCTTCCGGCGCTGATGCGTGTGTTTGAGGATAAGCTGTTCGCTTCCAAACCCGCGGTTAGTGCGGGATGCAACTGTGCGGCGTGTCTGCTTTCGTCGGTGACGCTGGTTACGCTGATCGCGATGACGCTGCATCAGTACGCGGATGTGGGGTGGGGCAGTCTTACGTGGCTGGCGGTGGTAGTGATCCCCCTGACCGCATTGCTTTGCGGAAGGATATCGAGACGAGAAAAATGTGAGTCTGGAAATGATATATTTAATGCTCAAAACAATAAGAAAGGGGCATAGAGATGAAACGTGCATTGGTATTGACAGCAGTTGTATTTGGGACAGTTTTTGGTTATTCAAGTGTTTTTGCTGAAGATGAGGCAAAGTCTGAAGCGGTCAAGCAGGACAAGGAACTCACGGTCGATCAGATAGTCGAGAGGACCAACAGGGTTTCATATTACCAGGGCAGGGACGGCAAGGCCCGGGTCAAGATGGTGATCACCGATGAGCAGGACAGGAAGCGTGAGAGGCAGTTGGTGATACTGCGATGGGATGCGCCGAACCCGAAGCTGAGTGAAGAAGAGCAGGGCAAGGACGACAGCTATACCGGTGAGCAGAAATATTATGTTTTTTTCACGCGGCCTGCGGATGTCTACAAGACGGTGTTCATGGTGTGGAAGCATCTGGGCAAGGATGACGACCGGTGGATGTATCTGCCCGCGCTGGACCTGGTGAAGAGGATCA comes from the Anaerohalosphaera lusitana genome and includes:
- a CDS encoding efflux RND transporter permease subunit — encoded protein: MKIKRKLAQAALENHKSTAWGLAGVCVLIILLAGLPSVIPGGFGPLNEIKIDTDPENMLPEDEPVRVFHDRMKEEFSLYDMVVVGVVNEEHEHGVFNPETLENINEISDFAKTLQWEEEDGEMGGVVAVDMIAPSTVDNIEQGSLGSIKLEWLMPEPPQTQEEALAVRDKALDIPFFKGTMVSEDGKAIALYLPLTSKDYSYQVSQALRDKIAEIGGQEDYHITGLPVAEDTFGVEMFIQMAISAPTAMVIIFLLMLVFFRKLVLIISPMIVAIASVIFTMGLLIISGFPIHIMSSMIPIFIMPIAVLDSVHIISEFFELYQETRDRRETILKVMDELFKPMLYTSLTSAAGFASLALTPIPPVQVFGVFVAIGIMFAWFLTMTFIPAYVMFIKPEKLEEFGKKSTGDEQKDNTPIGRFLHAVGGLTYRWAKPILAGAVVVFAVAVYGISQININDNPVKWFTESHPIRVADRVLNDHFGGTYMAYLTMEAPEDEYEPAEAREQFINRLDEFTQQYSDDEELQKAAEIVSGTVEGVFSDADSKAVALEQLSERVDELAKKNEDISMFVWDDLGRVIDQAAQELHVFKQPEVLEYQEKLQRALGDMGKVGKSNSLADIIKTVHRELFGEEEKFAVPDEPRMIAECMLQYQSGHRPGDLWHFVTPDYRKSVLWLQLTSGDNEDMTKVVKAVDEFVEKNPPPAGVETDWFGLTYINVIWQDKMVKGMVGAFVCSFLVVLLMMTTLFRSSLWGLLCMVPLTVTILLIYGVVGLVGKDYDMPVAVLSSLTLGLAVDFAIHFLARSQDMYRRYGSWKETVPAVFAEPARAITRNIIVIAVGFLPLLLAPLTPYKTVGMLLATILLVSGAATMLLLPALMRVFEDKLFASKPAVSAGCNCAACLLSSVTLVTLIAMTLHQYADVGWGSLTWLAVVVIPLTALLCGRISRREKCESGNDIFNAQNNKKGA
- a CDS encoding outer membrane lipoprotein-sorting protein, coding for MKRALVLTAVVFGTVFGYSSVFAEDEAKSEAVKQDKELTVDQIVERTNRVSYYQGRDGKARVKMVITDEQDRKRERQLVILRWDAPNPKLSEEEQGKDDSYTGEQKYYVFFTRPADVYKTVFMVWKHLGKDDDRWMYLPALDLVKRISASDKRSSFVGSHFVYEDVSGRNVDLDEHELLRTTDNYYVLRNTPKDKKLVEFAYYDMWIHKDSFVVVKTDYFDEQDKKYRSYQALKVEQIEGFPTVVKSKMSDLRTGGNTVMEYGEVKYNVGIPESIFTERYLRRPPREYIR